Within Methyloversatilis discipulorum, the genomic segment CTGAACCTGCTCGCGCTGGCCTTGCCCTTCTACACGCTGGAGGTGTTCGACCGCGTGTTCGCCAGCCGCAGCGTGCCGACCCTGGTCATGCTGACGATGGTCACGACGATCGCGCTGGTCGGCATGATGCTGCTCGACCAGGTGCGCGCGCGCCTGCTCATGTCCTGCGCCTTCGGGCTGGACCGCGCGCTCGGGCCGCAGGTGGTGACGCGACTGTTCGCCGAGGCCGGCTCGCCCGGCCATCCGGCGCAGACCCAGTACATCCGCGACATCGCCAACGTGCGCGGCTTCCTGACCGGGCCCGGCGTGATTGCGCTGTTCGACGCGCCGTGGGCGCCGCTCTTCCTACTGCTTATTTTCGTCTTCCATCCGCTGCTCGGCATTGTGGCGACCGTCGGCGCGCTGGTGCTGCTGGTCTGCGCCTGGGTCAACAGCCGCGTCACCCGTCACTACAACGAAATGTCGGCCCGTGCGTCGCGCGCCTCGTCGCAGTTCATCGACGCCTCGGTGCGCAACGCCGACGCCGTGCGCGCGATGGGCATGGCGCCCGATCTGGGCCGTCGCTGGGGCGCGCTCAACGACGAGGTGATCCGCGCCGGCGCCGCGTCGCAGGCGGTCGGCGCACCCTGGACCGGTCTCACGCGCTTCGTCCGCCTCTACCTGCAGGTGCTGATGCTCGGCTGCGGCGCCTGGCTGGTAGTGCGCGGCGACCTCGGCTCCGGCGCCATGATGGCCGGCACGCTGATCCTGGCGCGCGCGCTGTCGCCGGTCGAAGCCATCGTGTCGAGCTGGCGCAGCCTGTTCGACTTCCGCGAGTCGGTGGGCCGGCTGTCGACGCTGCTCGAAGGCAGCCAGCAGGCGCGCGAACCGCATCCGCTGCCGCAGCCGACCGGGCGTGTCGACGTCGAAGCGCTCACCATGATGGCCGGCCAGAGGGTGCTGCTGCGCAACGTCGGCTTTTCGCTGCAGGCTGGTCAGCAACTGGCCGTGATCGGCCCGAGCGGTGCCGGCAAGACCGCCTTACTGCGCCTGCTGGCGGGCATCTGGACGCCGGCCTCCGGTGCCGTGCGCCTCGACGGTGCGCGGCTGCAGGACTACCCGCCGGACACGCTGGGCGCGGCCATCGGCTATCTGCCGCAGAACGTCGAGCTGTTTCCGGGCACGGTGGCCGAGAACATCGCCCGCATGCAGCCCTCGCCGGATGCCGACGCGGTGATTGATGCGGCGAAGCTGTGCGGCGCGCACGAACTCATCCTGCGGCTGCCGCAGGGCTACGACACCGAGGTGGGCGAGGGCGGTGCCCAGCTGTCGGCCGGCCAGCGCGCACGCGTCGGCATCGCCCGCGCGCTCTACGGTTCGCCCGCGCTGGTGCTGCTGGACGAACCGAACGCCAACCTCGATGCCGAGGGCGAGGACGCATTGCTCGACATGCTCGCGCGGCTGCGCGAACGCGGCATCACCGCCGTCGTGGTGGCGCACCGGCCACGCATGCTGCAGGGCATGGACAAGCTGCTGGTGCTGCGTGACGGCGCAATCGAGCAGTACGGTGATTACGCCGAGATCGCCGCTCGCGTCACGCGCAGCCCGCGCGTGACTGCATTGAATGACAGAGCGGCACAGCAGGGAGGTGCGCAGCATGGCCATCGAGCTTGATGCCGGCCTGCCGTCACTGGCGCGCGACCGCGTGGTCCGCGCCGGGCTGTGGGTGATCGGCGGCACGCTGGCCGCCATGCTGGCCTGGGCCGAACTGGCGCCGGTTTCGGGCGCCGTGGTGGCCGGCGGTGAAGTGCGCGTGTCCGGCGAACGCAAGACGGTGCAGCACCTGGAGGGCGGCATCGTCGCCGAGCTGCGGGTGCGCGACGGCGACGTGGTGCAGGCCGGCCAGGTGCTGCTGGTGCTCGGCGACGCACGCGTCGACGCCTCGCTCGACGCGATCGAGAACGAAATCATCGGCGAGCGGCTGACGCTGGCCCGGCTCGAATCGGAAAAACGCGAACTGCCGGCACTGGCGCTGCCCCATGACCTCGCGGAGCTCGCATCGTCGCCGCGCTACCGCAGCCTGATCGACGGCGAACAGCGCCTGTTCCGCACGCGCCGTGACAATCTGCGGGAGCAGCTCGCGCTGCTCGAAGCGCAGGCGGTCGAGGCGCAGCGCGAAGCGTCCGACGTGCAGATGCAGGTCGAGGCCGACCAGCGGGCGGTGGCGGCCCTGCGCGAGCAACTGCAGGCGTCGGAGAAGCTGGCCGAGCAGAAATTCATCCAGCACACACGGCTGCTCGAACTGCGCAGCGGGCTGGCGATACGCGAGGCCGAAATGGCCGAGCACCAGGCCATGCTGTCGCGCACACGGCAGAACATCGGCGACTTCCGCCTGCGCAAGGCGCAGCTGCGCGCCGACTTCGTGCAGCGCGCGGTCGACGAGGCGCAACTGACCGGGCGCAAGCTGCTCGACCTGCAGGCGCGGCTGAGCCCGGCGAAGGACAGCAGCCTGCGCAAGGAGGTGATTGCGCCGGTGGCCGGCCGCGCGGTGAATCTGCAGGTGCATACCGTGGGCGGCGTCGTGCGCCCCGGCGACCCCATCGTCGACATCGTGCCGGACGAAACCGCGCTGGTGGTCGAGGTCAGGGTGCAGCCGCAGGATGTCGAGGAGGTGCACACCGGCATGCCGGCGGAAGTCAGGCTGGCCGCCTACAACGCGCGCACCACGCCGCTGGTCAGCGGCAAGGTGAGCTATGTGTCGGCAGACCGTCTGATCGATGCTGCGCACGGCACGCCTTACTACACCGTGCACGTGACGCTAGACGCCCGGCCGGCCGAGCGCATCGAGCCGGGCATGCCGGTCGAGGCCTTCCTGCGCACGCGCGAGCGCAGCATGCTCGACTACCTGCTCGATCCGGTGATCAACGTGACCCGGCGCTCGATGCGCGAAAGCTGATGCCGCGAACGCCGGTGTCCGGACGCTGTCAGGTCCGGACACGCATGCCTGACTGAGCAATGACAGAAAGCGAACCTGCAGACAATTCCGCGCCGCCGCCGCGCCGCCGGCGCCGGCGATTCGGACTGGCCTTCACCGACCTCGCGCTGCTCGCCTTGCCCGTGCTCCTTGTGCACTGGGCGCTGGCGACGCAGAGCGGCTTGCGCTCAGTGGCCGCGGCTGCGCAGTGGGCGCTGCCGGCGCTGCAGATCGAAGTCGCCGGCGGCAGCCTGGTCGACGCGCCGCGCCTGGCGCGGCTGGTGCATGACGACGGCAGCTTGCGCATCGACGCGCGCGCAGTGGCGCTGGACTGGACCGCGTCGGCCCTGCTGCGCGGCCGGCTCGACATCGCCCGGCTGTCGGTCGACGAATTGCGCATCGCCACCTCGCCCAGCGACGAGGCGCCAGTGGTGCCAGCCAGCCTCGAACTGCCGCTGTCGCTCGCCGCGCAGGTCGAGATCAAGCGGCTGGTGCTCGCCGACTACGCGACGCCTGCGGTCGACAAGGTGGTGCTCGAAGCGCTGCAGGCGCAACTCGAATCCGACGGCCGCGCGCACGTTGTCGACGCACTGTCGCTGGGCACGCCCTGGGGGGCGCTCGACGGCCGGTTGCAGCTCGACGGCGCCGCGCCCTTCGCGCTGAATGGCGAGCTGAATTTCAAGGCGGCCGACTACGCGGCGCAGGCGACGCTGGGCGGTGCGCTGGCCGAGGCGGCCGACATTGATCTGCGCGCCAGTGGTTACGGCGTGTCGGGCAGCGCCCGCGCCGGCGTGCGGCCGTTCGCCGTGCAGCCGCTGGCGACGCTGAAACTGGCGCTCGACGAATTCGATCCGCACAGCCTGCACCCGTCTGCGCCGTCCGGCCGATGGACGCTGCACGCCGACCTGTCACCGCGCGATGGCGACGCGCTGGCGCTGACTGGCACCGTCAGCGCGGCCAACGCCGCACCGGGCCGCATCGATCAGGGGCGAGCACCGGTTACCGCGCTGACGGCGCGCATCGAGGCGGACGTCGCCGCCGTCGATCTGCGCGATCTGCGCATCGCGCTGGCCGGCGGCGGCGAGGTCAGCGGCGAGGCCGGCTGGCGCAGCAGCGGCGACCTGCCGATCACCGCCGCACTGACGCTGCGCGACATCGACAGCGCGCAACTGCACGCCCAGGGCGTGCGCACGAAACTCGGCGGGCGCATCGACATCCAGGCCTCGGGCGCGCGCCAGCAGTTTGTCGTCGACCTGAACGACCGCGGCCCCAGTCGTCTCGCGCTGAAGGCGAACGGCCATGTCGCCGACGCGCTGCTCACGCTGGCGCAGGCCGAGCTGTCTGCGCGCGGCGCACAGGCCGGCGTGCGCGGCACGCTCAAGCTCGATGACACGCTGGCCTTCACGGTCGACGGGCGACTGCAGAAGTTCGACCCGTCGGCTTTCGTGAAGGCGCCGGCCGCTTCGCTGTCGGCCCGCTTCGACGCCGCCGGCCGCCTCGGCCCGCAGCCCGATCTGCGCGCCGCGCTGGACATCGAGCCGAGCACGCTGATCGGCGAGCCGCTGGCCGGCCGTGCGAAGCTGCGCCTGCAGGGGCAGCGCCTGTCTGAAGTGGATGTCGCGCTCGACTGGTCCGGCAACAGCCTGGCCGCGCAGGGCGGCTTCGGCGGCGCGCAGGACGCGCTGGACTGGACCCTCGACGCACGCAATCTGGCGGCCCTGCGCACCCTGACCGGGCAGACGCTGGCCGGTCGGGTGTCCGGCAGCGGGCGTCTCGCCGGCAGCGTGGCGGCGCCGCACGGTCGCCTGCAGTTGCAGGCGCGCGCGCTGGCGCTGGGCGAACTGGGCAGCGTCGCGCGCGCCGACATCGACGCCGAACTCGCACCGGGCGCCGATGGCCGCCTGCGCCTCGCGCTCGACGCCGCCGACCTGCGCAGCCCGCAGGCACCGGTGCCGGTCGAGCAGTTGCGCGTCGACATCGCCGGCACGCGCGGCGCACACACGCTGGATGCCGATGTCGTCGCTGGCGCGCTGCCGGCCGAGCGGGGTGACGCGCCGGCCAAGCCGTCGCTGAAGCTGGCCGCGCACGGCGCGCTGGGCGATGGTCCGTCATGGTCGGGCAGCATCGATCGGCTGGCGCTCGTCATCTCGTCCGAACTGAGTGCCACGCTGAGCGCACCGGCACGGCTCAGCGCGTCGCCGCAACAGGCCACGCTCGACGACGCGCGCTTCACGCTGACCGGCGGTGGCGAACTGGTGCTGGCGCACACCGGCTGGACCCCGGAACGGCTCGACGCGCGGGGCCGCGCCCGCGGCGTGCCGCTGCGCCTGGTGTGGCGCGACCGCGCGGCCGGCATTGCCGTGCGCGCGCCGCTGAAGCTCGGTGCCGACTGGTCGATCGCCGCGCTGCTGGCCGGCGACGAACGCGTCGACGGCACGCTGTCGCTGTTCCGCGAGGCGGGCAATGTCGTGGTGTCGGGCGAAACGCGCAACGAACTGGCGTTGTCGGCGGCGCGCGCCGACGTGACCTTCGCTGGCCGCGAAGCACTGGCGAAGGCGTTGCTGGCCGGGCCGGACATCGGCGAAGCGCGCGCCGAGGTGGCGCTGCCGCTGCGCCGCGACGGCGGCCTGTGGCAGCCCGACCTCGACGCGCCGACCCTCGGCAGCGCGACGCTCGACGTGCCCTCGCTCGCCTGGATAGGCCGCACGTTGCGCCTCGACATGAGCACCGCCGGGCGATTGCGCGGCGACGTGAAGCTGGCGGGCACGCTGCGCGCGCCGGAACTTTCCGGCCGCATCGACGGCGACGCGCTGGCCTTCGCGCTGGTCGATGCCGGCGTGAAACTCGAGCGCGGCGAACTGCGCGCGCAGTTCGACGGCGATCACCTGACGCTGCAGTCGCTCAGCTTCGAAAGCGACAACCGCCGCCCGCCGCCGGACGCGCGGCTCGGCGCCGCCGGCCTGACGCGCGAGCCGGGCCGGCTGTCGGCGCGCGGCACGGTCGACATCGCCACCACGCGCGCCGACATCGAGGTCGCCATCCGCCGCTTCGTGCCGCTGCAGGGCGGCGAGCAGTGGCTCATGCTGTCGGGCGACGGCACGGTGCGCGGCTCGGCGAAGGAGGGCATGAAGCTGCAGCTCGCGCTGAAAGCCGACGCCGGCCTGTTCACCGTGCCGGAGCAGTCGGCGCCCGCGCTCGGCGACGATGTGGTCATCAAGGGCCGTACGCCGGAAGAAGCCGCCGGCCCGCCGCTCGGTCTGGCCATCGACGTTGACCTCGGCGATCGCGTCTATTTCAAGGGTCGCGGGCTCGATACGCGACTTACCGGCCAGCTCGCGCTGCGCGACGAAGGGCGCGGCCTGCGCGCCACCGGCAACATCCGCACCGTCGACGGCCGCTACCGCGCCTACGGTCAGGACCTGGTGATCGAGCGCGGCGTCATCAGCTTCCAGGGTTCGGTGTCCAACCCTGGTCTCAACGTGCGCGCCATCCGGCCCAACCTGCCGGTGCAGGCCGGCGTCGAAGTCAGCGGCACGGTACTGAAGCCGCGCGTGCGGCTGGTGTCCGACTCGGCCATGCCGGACAGCGAAAAGCTGTCATGGATCGTGCTCGGCCGCGGTCAGGACCGCGCCGGCGGCTCCGACCTCTCGCTGCTCGCCACCGCCGCCAGCGCGCTGCTCGGCGGCGAAGGCGAAGGCATCACCGGCTCGCTCGCGCAGGCCCTCGGCCTCGACCAGATCGCGCTGACCCAGAGCAGCACGACCACCGGCCCGCGCAGCCAGGTCGTCACCTCGTCGAACAACACGACCACCGTCGGCGGCCAGGTCGTCAGCGTCGGCAAGCGCTTGTCATCGAACGCGCTGCTCACCTACGAGCAAGGTGTGGCCGGCGCCACCAGCGTCGTCAAGCTCACCTGGAACCTCACCCGCCACCTTGCGCTGATCGGCAGCACGGGCACGGAACAGGCGGTGGATGTGAGGTACGTTTTTTCGTTCAAGTAGGGCGTATCCGCCACGACCGCGCGACTGTCTGTTCCGTGCATAATTGAATGGAATTCCGAAGGCCGCGGACGCGGGTTGGCGGCGAGTCCGGTTTCAGGGTTTTTTCGTACCGTGAGTAAACGGGGAGGCAGACGGAGGGTTTTGAAATGAAAAGAAAATCCGGTGTCCGGTTTATTTGCTTATCCCGACAGCGTCCATCTTATCGGACGAAAGTGTCGTCCACCTCACGTTAGGCCTCATCATCGATAAAGTCGCGCCGTAGACGTAAGGAGCCCAAATGGATAGATCAGCACAATTGCTTGCCGCAGTACGGGGAGAGGCTCAACCGCCAAGCGAACCTCCAGCTAATCCGAAATCAAGGGAGGTGCACATTGCCCCACCAGACTTGATTCCAATGCTCAAACGGTACTTCGATGGCGAGAAAACTGCACAGGAGATGCAGGAGTGGGCTTCATGGATCCTTTTTCAAGAAGAGCTATGCATCCTTGGGTGGCAAAACGACGATCTCGCTGATTACTACGAGCCAATGTGGAACATCCTTCAAGCCATTTCGTCACCGGTCACTGATGGGCCCCTCTCTCGCACCAAAGCACATGCGTACATATCAATGCTTAACGCGATGGGGCCAGGGCCAAAGAGCCCTGAATCACCTTTATTGCATACTCAGCCATGAATAACGCTTGTTCAACGTTCGTGGACACTCGAACCGAACACAGTCGGAGTGAACTTGCCAAACGATGCCTACGCGCCCCAGCCTAACTGTCGGTTCAACGCGGACGCCAACACTGGCCATCGCTTCGCGATTTTGATGGCCAGTGTTGGTGCCCTACGCGCTTCGCGCTCCGGCGCCGGTTAACCTGGGCGTTCGGCATCAAAACATGATCTGCTCTCATTGCGGCGTAGAGAATCTTGAGTCAGCGCTGCGGTGTATTCGCTGCGGTGCTGACGTTGTTGAGAAGGAGCGTTTAGCAACCGAAGACGCACTGCTAGTCTCAGTGCAGGACACTGACCCTCAGAACCGCCTTACCTTGGGCTTCGTTCTCGTCTTTGCATCTACATGGTTAATGGGAGCTCTTTGCTTATTTCTCTATGCTGGCTTGCTGCCCTGGCTGCCCTGGCATTGGCCCTTCTTTGTGGTCCTAGTACCTTTGTGTTGGTTCATCGCCCGCAAGGAGCTCAGGTCGTCTCTCACTTCTGAAGGTAAAGGTCCGAAGTGAGGCGCCCGCCCAGCCCCTTCTCGCGTATTCCGGCGACGCCCAACCCTTCAATCGAGCGGATCTCCGAACGGCTCCGCCGTTCTCCGGCCGTTCATTTCAAACGTTAGGCATCTCATGCCACTCGACAACGACGCCCTTCTCGCCGCTTGCCTCGAAGTAGCGCGCTTAATCCGCTGGCGGGACAATCCGGTTGATGAGGTTCTCGCGAAAGCTGCGGTGGAGATCTATTTCAACGCTGCAATCCAACATGAAGATTTTCTTGTCGGTCAGGGGCGCGATCCCAACATCATTGTTCGTGCTGTTCGATATATTGCGCACAAGCATGCAATTCCGCCTTTGGAAGGCAACGTTGAAGCCTTTGAGTCAATGTTGGATGTATTGATCGAGCTCGCTTGTCCCAACCAAGGCGTCGAGGAAGATCAAGAGGCGTTCTTTAAAGACATCGAAGAAGGCATTCGAGACGCACGGAGCGATTATGCTTAACCTCTTGGTCAACGTGGACCGCCTGCAAGCTGCGCTTGCAGGTCCCCTCTGAACCGCCCCGGATTTTGCGGAGACTGAATGCCATTTAACCTCTCAGTCGACACGCACTGATGCCTGAAGCCTCATTCTCACCCCCAACGGATGCGCGAGCGCGGATCACCGGGATATCCGTCGAGTTCCTGCAGTTCACATGGAAAGAGGCGCAGGCATGCCTGTTCGCCGGGCTGTTCTTTGTCACGGTTTTTTGCGTTCCGCGGACCGGCGTGCTGGGGCTGCCGCGTTACGACGTGCTGCTGCTGATCGCGCTGGTGATTCAGGGGTGGATGCTGTGGAGCGGTCGCGAGACGGTCGATGAACTGAAGGCCATCTGTCTGTTCCATCTGCTTGGCTTCGCACTCGAGGTGTTCAAGACATCCAGCGGCATCCGTTCGTGGTCCTACCCGGACTTCGCGTACACGAAGTTTCTGGGCGTTCCGCTGTTTTCCGGCTTCATGTACGCGGCGGTGGGCAGCTACATCATCCAGGCGTGGCGGCTGCTGCAGCTGCGGGTCGAGCATCACCCGCCATACTGGATGGCCGGGCTGGTGGCGACGACGCTGTACCTGAACTTCTTCACTCACCACTTCATCGGCGATTACCGGTGGTACCTGGCGGCTGCCGCGCTGGGACTGTACGCACGGGCGCAGGTGGTTTTCCGGCCGCACCGCGTCGATCGACGCATGCCGCTGTCACTGGCGCTGGTGCTGATCGGGTTCTTCATCTGGCTCGCCGAGAACATCGGCACCTTCTTCGGCCTGTGGGCATATCCGCATCAGCTCGGCGCGTGGGCGGCCGTTCATGTGACCAAGTGGAGTGCCTGGTCACTGCTGGTGCTCATGAGCTTCACCATCGTGACGAACCTGAAGCACATCAAGGCCACCGTGCACGTGCCGGCGTGACCGCGCTGGTGTGGCGCTGCACTCACCAACCGAAGGGAGTCGTGGTTCTCAGAACCCCCGACCATTGCGGATGGGTCTGCTGCATCGCGCGTCGGTGATCACCACTTTCGATAGTCTTTGACACGGAGTTCCAAATGTCCGCCCCCGCACGAACCGGTGTGCTCATTTACTCGAAGAACCTGCTGTCGGTTTCCACCTTCTACGAACAGGTCCTTGATGCCAGGGTGCTGCACGCGGACGACGAGCACCGCGTCCTGCAGTCGTCCGACGCACAGCTCATCATCCACGCGATACCCGAGCAGTACAGCCGTTCCATCGTCATTCAGGTGCCGCCAGTGGCGCGCGAGGAGCAGGCCATCAAGCCTTTCTTCACCGTTCCGAGCCTGGCGACGGCGGAGCGCATTGCGGAGCAACGTGGCGGTCGCGTCTGGGGGCCGGTGTGGCCGGGCCCCGGCATGCAGGTTCGCAATGTCTGCGACCCTGAGGGCAATATCGTGCATCTGCGTGAGAGCGTAGCCTAGCGGACAACCGGCTCGGTACCGCGGCTTCGCCGTTCTGCCCGTCGCGGGTCACCGGTCATTTCGCTACACGAGGTCGTGGAACAGGTCTGTCCGTGGCTGACGCAGCACGGCAACCCCACGCCGGAACGTTCATCCGCACTTTCCCCGAGGACCGCTCATGAAGACCCAGTACTACACCGCCACCAGCCTCGACGGCTTCATCGCCACCGAGGACGACTCGCTGGACTGGCTGTTTCCACTGGGCGACGTCGGCGACACGAGCTACCCGGCCTTCATTACCGAGATCGGTGCGCTGGCGATGGGGTCGTCCACCTATGAATGGATGCTGCGTCACGCGGACACGGTGGCCGCGGAGACCGGCGCAGCCTGGCCCTACAGCCAGCCGACATGGGTGTTTTCGAACAGGACCTTGCCGACCGTTCCCGGCGCCGACATCCGCTTCGTCCGGGGCGATGTGCGACCCGTGCATGGCGCCATGCGCGCGGCAGCGGGCGACAGGAATATCTGGATCGTCGGCGGAGGCGATCTGGCCGGGCAGTTCCATGACGCCGGGCTGCTGGACGAGATCATCGTGCAGGTGGGGTCGGTCACGCTGGGCCGGGGCAAGCCGCTGTTTCCCCGTCAGCTCACCAGCCCGCCGCTGGTGCTCGTGTCGGTCCGGCAGGTGGGCACCGGCTTCGCCGAACTGCGCTATCAGGTGCCTTCAAGCGCAATCGTCACCGCGGCATGACGGGGCATGGCGCCCTGTCGAAACCTGCGCCTTCCATCCGTCGTGCGAACAGAGGGTCGTCCTCGGCAACGGAGTTAACCATGCCTGCGAATACTGTCCGGCTTCACCGCGTCATCCCTGCCACCGCCGACCGCATCTATCGCGCCTTCCTCGATCCCGACGCGTGGGCCAAATGGCTGCCGCCGCACGGCTATACCGCCAAGGTCCATCTGATGGAGCCGCGCGTCGGTGGCCGGTATCGGATGTCCTTCACCAACCTGACGACCGGTCACAGCCACTCCTTCGGCGGCGAGTACCTGGAGCTGATACCCGGCGAGACGCTGCGCTACACCGCAGTGTTCGACGATCCGAACCTGCCGGGCAGCATGCAGACGACGGTGACGCTGAAAACCGTGTCCTGCGGCGTCGATATGAACATCGTGCAGGAGGGCATTCCCGACGTGATTCCGGCCGAAGGCTGCTACCTGGGCTGGCAGCAGTCGCTGCAGTTGCTGACCCTGCTGGTGGAGCCGGACCTCAGCGAATGAAGACTTCGGGCCGGGCTGTCCTAACGCAGCGCGGTGGAACTGGCCCCCGTCGTCGTCCCCATCACCCGATCCAGCTTGTCTTCCACCTCGCCGATGGCGGCGGCCAGCGAGTTCGATGACTCGGTCGACACCTTCTGCAGTTCCAGCCGGAGGTCAGCGAATTCCTTCTGCATGGCGGCGTTCAGTTCGGTGAAGCGCGAGGCTTCGGCCTGGTCGGCCAGCAGGCGCTGTTCGCGCAGTTCCTTCGCGTGGCGGCGGGCTTCGAGCAGGGTGGAGGTGTGCAGGCTCAGCGTGTAGGCGCCGAGCAGTACGAGCAGCAGCGCGGTGCCGCCGAGCAGGATGACGCCTGCGGGCGCGTTGATCGTTGCCACCAGCAGCGACACTTCGACTGGCGCGGCCAGCACGTGCCAGTTGGCGATGACGAAGGCGGCCAGCAGGCCGAGTACCAGTATGCCAAGTGCGCCGAGCAGTCTCATGCGGTGTCTCCTCTTGTTGTGATCACCGCATTGTCGCGCCGCTGCGCGCGCAACGCCATCGGTGGGCGCCTACGTGGCTGCGGCGGTGGCGCGCACGACCCGCGCCTCGCGGATCGGCAGGTTCACCAGCGCGGCGGCGGCGGCCAGTGCGGCGTCGGCGTACCACATCCACTGGTAGTCGCCCGTGTGTTCCAGCGCCAGCCCGCCCAGCCAGGCGCCGAAGAAGCCGCCGGTCTGGTGCGACAGCAAGGTCAGACCGAACAGTGTGGCGAGATAACGGGTGCCGAACAGCTTTCCGACCACTCCGGCGGTCGGCGGCACGGTGGCCAGCCAGGTCACGCCGAGTCCGATGGCGAACAGGTAGAAGGTCCATTCGGTGCGCGGCGACGCGAGGTAGATCAGCACCAGCACGGCGCGCGAGGCGTACATCCAGAACAGGATCATCTTGCTGCGCCAGCGGCCGACCGCCCAGCCGGCAAGCAGGCTGCCGAAGATGTTGGCCAGCCCGATCAGCGCCAGTGCGCCGCTCGCCACTTCGGCCGGCAGGCCGCACAGGCCGACTTCGCCCGGCAGGTGGGTGATCAGGAAGGCAATGTGGAAGCCGCAGGTGAAGAAGCCTGCGTGCAGCAGCAGATAGCTGCGGTCGCGCATCGCGTCGCCGACCGCGCGGCGCAGCCCGCCGTCGGTGCCGGCGGCGTGCTGCGGATGCGGCTCGCGTGCGCGCAGCGCGCGCGCCAGCGGCAGCGCGGCCAGCGCCGCCGCGGCCATCGCGTACATCGCACCCATCCAGCCGACCGTGGCGATGAGCTTCTGCGCCAGCGGCGCGAACACGAACTGGCCGAGCGAGCCGCCGGCGTTGATGATGCCTGCGGCCTGACCGCGCTGCGCCGAATCGAGCCGGCGCGAAGCGGCGCCGATCAGCACCGAAAAGCTGCCGGCGCCTGAGCCGGCGGCGGCCAGCACGCCCAGCGTCATCGTCATGCCGAAGGCGCTGTCCACGAAGGTGGTGAGCACGCAGCCGAGTGCCAGCACGATCAGCCCGGCGGCCAGCACGCGGCCCGGACCGTAGCGGTCGGCCACTGCGCCGGCCACCGGCTGGATCGCGCCCCACATGAACTGGCCGATCGCCAGCGCGAAGCTGAGCGTGACCACGCCCAGACCGGTGCTGGTATTGATCGGCGATATGAACAGACCGGTGGACTGCCGCACGCCCATGCTCACCATCAGCAGCAGGGCGGCGCACAGCACGGCCGACAGGGCGGTGGGCATGGTGACGGAGGCGCGGAATCTGGAGGCGTCGACGCTAGCACAGGCCCCGCTGCGATCTGTGCCGCACAGCGACGCTACGCGCCGGGCGCGAATCGCGGCACACTGACGCGTTGTCGTCCTGCCGCTTCGCTCACATGTCTTCGCTGCTCCAGACCACTGCACTGTTCGTCGCCACCGCGCTCGCCGAAATCATCGGCTGCTACCTGCCCTGGCTGTGGATGAAGGACCGCGCGCCCGCCTGGGTGCTGCTGCCGGCCGCGGCCTCGCTGGTCGCCTTCGTCTGGCTGCTCACCTTGCATCCGACCGCGGCGGGGCGGGTCTATGCAGCCTATGGCGGCGTCTATGTCTGCGTCGCCGTGCTGTGGCTGTGGCTGGTCGACGGCGAACGTCCGCATCTGTGGGATGTCACCGGTGTGGGGGTCGCGCTGGCCGGCATGGCCATCATCATGTTCGCGCCGCGTGGCTGACGCCGCGGCGCTGTCATTGAAAGGAGTTCCCGCATGGATCTGCAACTGAACAACCGTCTCGCGTTGGTGTCCGGCAGCACCGCCGGCATCGGCTATTCGATCGCCGAGGCGCTGCTGCGCGAAGGCGCGCGCGTCATCGTCAATGGTCGTTCGCAGGCGGCGGTCGATGCCGCGGTCGCGAAACTGGGCGC encodes:
- a CDS encoding type I secretion system permease/ATPase is translated as MNAFIQACRRHLFWAALFSLVLNLLALALPFYTLEVFDRVFASRSVPTLVMLTMVTTIALVGMMLLDQVRARLLMSCAFGLDRALGPQVVTRLFAEAGSPGHPAQTQYIRDIANVRGFLTGPGVIALFDAPWAPLFLLLIFVFHPLLGIVATVGALVLLVCAWVNSRVTRHYNEMSARASRASSQFIDASVRNADAVRAMGMAPDLGRRWGALNDEVIRAGAASQAVGAPWTGLTRFVRLYLQVLMLGCGAWLVVRGDLGSGAMMAGTLILARALSPVEAIVSSWRSLFDFRESVGRLSTLLEGSQQAREPHPLPQPTGRVDVEALTMMAGQRVLLRNVGFSLQAGQQLAVIGPSGAGKTALLRLLAGIWTPASGAVRLDGARLQDYPPDTLGAAIGYLPQNVELFPGTVAENIARMQPSPDADAVIDAAKLCGAHELILRLPQGYDTEVGEGGAQLSAGQRARVGIARALYGSPALVLLDEPNANLDAEGEDALLDMLARLRERGITAVVVAHRPRMLQGMDKLLVLRDGAIEQYGDYAEIAARVTRSPRVTALNDRAAQQGGAQHGHRA
- a CDS encoding HlyD family type I secretion periplasmic adaptor subunit, producing the protein MAIELDAGLPSLARDRVVRAGLWVIGGTLAAMLAWAELAPVSGAVVAGGEVRVSGERKTVQHLEGGIVAELRVRDGDVVQAGQVLLVLGDARVDASLDAIENEIIGERLTLARLESEKRELPALALPHDLAELASSPRYRSLIDGEQRLFRTRRDNLREQLALLEAQAVEAQREASDVQMQVEADQRAVAALREQLQASEKLAEQKFIQHTRLLELRSGLAIREAEMAEHQAMLSRTRQNIGDFRLRKAQLRADFVQRAVDEAQLTGRKLLDLQARLSPAKDSSLRKEVIAPVAGRAVNLQVHTVGGVVRPGDPIVDIVPDETALVVEVRVQPQDVEEVHTGMPAEVRLAAYNARTTPLVSGKVSYVSADRLIDAAHGTPYYTVHVTLDARPAERIEPGMPVEAFLRTRERSMLDYLLDPVINVTRRSMRES